Within the Miscanthus floridulus cultivar M001 chromosome 17, ASM1932011v1, whole genome shotgun sequence genome, the region ttacttgagcaacaccattcaggcagtgtcgctagtgatgagactttgagagacgatcataattacgtcgacaatagcgatgatgagatttttggcccacctatcgatgatcttgatgattatttctagtacatgtaagatctgtagtacttatggcaattttatacatgtatgatacatttacttattttgcatctcttttatacatgtatgatatatttacttattttgcatctcttttatacatgtatgatacatttacttattttgcatctcttttatacatgtatgatacatttacttttgtatatgcgtactgatagtttattccttttgttgcaggtgattgatggtgggcggtggaatcaggaagcttaggtcggttatgaccttactggctggtggcgaggggtccagccagggtggaggaggagggcatgcacagactgagggtggagggcgtgcccagggaggaggaggaggacgacgacgagggcgtgcctagggaggtggagcccaggatggaggaggaggacggcgacgatgagggcgtcgagagccgacacctcctccacaggacgacgaccacgagttcgtagcggccacggaggaggatgaggaggaggaggagactagggaggagatagcggaggcggtggaggaggcacggagggaggatgcttccgagcgggttgagcgcgaggaggatgccgacttggtggcagaggaaaatggggtgcctaTGATTTGGATGCgagggtcgtcgcgcctcccagacttacccatacagagacggccagtgattcgaccatccggaactaagtaagtaatttttgcatgttaacactaattcacaggtttttaagttataacagaaactaatattcaatctcaataactttgtgcagggattgggaaatggtgatcccagggagtcactctcgtcgagtaaacgggatcctgggtcttctgtgcagggcaaactaccccgggatggtgaggatcgatggtgttgtgcagcccgccatgaagtggtcccactggcacgccgccagcgatcagactgatcgagctggcaggtgttataacagcaaggccgaccaggtgatgaaagagctgtgggtacgtgttcatcgcactatgctgataataacatcacattaattgtatattactgactgtatttgcttgtaggattactacaccttggcggagggagtacgtagggaggacacggatgacgtggtgaacagagtctgtgttcaccgagtgcaggacctcttctacgagacaaagctcctgtgcagaagaatttaccatgcccgcagaggaaacagagtcaccagagcgcaggcagtgcacctgcccctaactaaggagcaatacttgacggtaaacatgagattacatcgtctgtgattaattgcactgaaattgatttatgatttgtcatgtgctcgtgtacgtgcaggtgcctcctgcttggtgtgcggggatggacaactgctgggaggccattgtggacacgtggttgagtgaggagtacgagcaatatcacgccgtacgctcacgttgccgtgcgatgatgcagggttcctcgcacaaacaagggCCCACTACCCTTaaggaatatgcagccagatatgtacgcggatttcatttcgttgttgctacgctaacttatgaatgcataatatcttattgttgtgcttcttcctgcagacgcggttccaccccggccaggagtgcgcctcgttcaaggcatatgccttggcacacaagggcaaggcaaaggaccccgacctcgtctacaacctggaggacccgcccgaggcatacagtaacctgagcgtgcacagtcgcctcagcgagtacacggcaatggcgagagagatccatgggccagaatttgatccgagcaccgctgacctcgagggtgacatcgtcatgaggttgggaccaggtaagccacacgggaggtactatatgggcaacagcaccatagacacggccaacactcagacactcgcccagattagagcccggagcacgagttcgagcccggccatacgcccacgctcacagccccaggtggtagcactccaggttagttctgttgcattcgttgtccattcattttctacccgttctttatttgcattctaactatgtgataaataattgtaggcccagattgaagccctgcaggagtcacagcaggcctcacagagccagtttcaggccctccagctatcgcaccaggccgagttggcacaggagagggcgcgagtgcaggcccagcttgaggccttccagcagtcgcagaaggcctggtacgagtacatggccagcttttctcagagcatgggccagcctccaccgcctccgccgccgccgatgataccgttggtgcctccacctccacgcgacggcactcctgtgagtcactcttcatcttgaaaggctttttcagttcagattgtgctacagtcaacactatcatgttagaacctagaagagagtaggatacatacatgtataagttagattattagtaatattgttcagaccttgaaaggcatcatgttaggttctacatgagtacataggtgtttgcccaattcatgttcagtctactcgaccatgtgtgacgatatcttgcacatagaggagacctaaacagcaactaacttgatatgtgttatctattatatgcctatatattgatgtcactgttaactggtctttcgaaggaatatttgaatttggcatactaccttatgattaattgacaaatatgtttattttcttttgctccctcattccagggaccttctacagctggatcgaacaacgatcaagacttggacttgtctccatttctcggtagggctccgaccatgtgacaggaccatgtttcacttgtttgtatgttgaacttagaagtgggttgaactttgtggactttggacatgttgatggtgtttgtggactttgcattgtgcttgtgacatttgttgtagctatatgttggttataatgagtggatgtgacatttgtggacatatatgtgatatatattgtctatctgttggtaactgtgatattctgttataattgttgttaattgtggctggatatgcactgaaacaaacaaaaaaaatactgtggacaagttttaccgagtgttacactcggtaatggtcatgtttaccgagtgttacactcggtaaaatagagaacagaaccaaattggttctgattctgttaattttgccgagtggtgccattttttaccgagtgccacgaccccactcggatatatgtgccattttttaccgagtggaacACTCGGTTAACGagttacatgtttaccgagtgttactggtacactcggtaaactatattagggaaaaatatttgcggaattgttttaatcatgaaaatggttatctgtttaccgagtgctatgtctaacactcggtaaacgacgccgttaacggcgagcttggggactgacgaccgtcacgtcgtagttgtttaccgagtgccggcgtagcactcggtaagatttattctccgagtgccccgttagttgacactcggtaaactaactttaccgagtcgttgttaccgagtcatgtttaccgagtgtttctccatatttgccgagtgtttatcacaCTCGGTAATTAATCAGTATCCCGTAGTGATAGGTACTCATATGATAGGTACTTCCCTCTTTCTCtatttattttttccttttattttttatttctacTTTTTCCtttgtcttttttatttttatacaTTAACCTATCTATTTTACATGGTCGTTTATGTTTCATATACTAGTTGTATACATATAATATAATGTTGTGCACcatattttttttactatttttcacTTTTCTCTTCTTCTGATCTAATTGAATCTTATGACCACAAATCTGTAAAAGCTAAGTTGTGGGGATAAGCTTTCCGATCTACAATGTTACATATTTGTAAGTTATACTACGTAGTTATGATCATATTAATTTGCACATCTAAGTCTTGAATATATTATACGTCCAGCTTTACATCTAAATCACTCATCAAGTTATATATCTAAGTTATACAAACAAGTTGTTATAATATAAGTTATTATTATTGACTTTGTACATATAAGTTTGTTTATCTAACTTATAAATCTACAGCCTGTTCAGCTAGCTGGgctggatcgtggattatttactgctggctagtttggctggtttggtgtgagagaaaaatattattccagcttataatccacgatcgtatacgacccGTCGAAGAGGCTGCTAGCTTCTACATGCATGCCATCTATCTTATAAAAGTATATTTTATTTGACTACCATCACCCAATTGCACTGTTTGATTTCACCAAAAGAGACAAAGCAGCAGCGCGCGCTCTAGACCGCACGAAAACTGAAAGAGGGACGCGCACACCAGACCAGCCAATAAAGGAAACATGCAGGAATGAGGGGCGCGAACACTAGACCAGCCAATAAAGGATACATGCagaaatgttttttttaaaaaaaggaaaGTCATGGGAGATATTGGATCGTTAGCTAGATTTGAATCCGTTCGATCGCGAGTTAGTGGGAGCAGAAGCTGACGGTGAAACGAAAACGAACCCCGACACACTACGGCTGCTCTGAGCCTCACATATGACTCATTAGTGACGGCTCACAGGACATGTCACTTTTGTTCatcatttttttaatattttccaCGTAGTACCATTGAGGAAACAAGAGGAATATATTATATATTGCTACTTGCATATAGGCTTCCGAAAGCAGTGGTAACTCCTAAAAATCCTCGTAATGACACATTTCGACTGCACTTGTTTTGACTAGAACTAGAACTTACGGCAACTGATTACAGATTCCTACGGCCCGTAGAGGTGGAGCTAACGTTTCTGGAAGTTGAAGAACTTGATGGAATAACCGAATACGAAGAAGAATGCAATGATGTAGGCGAAATGGACGAGCACAACATAGCCGAGGAAGTCATGCTGGATGCCGAGATTATCCTTCAAGAACTGCTTCACCACCACGGGTTTCCCACCGCCACCGGGAACTGAAAGCTCACCTTCGTTCTCGCCAAACTGAGACGCAACAACACCATAGATGGTCCACGAGACAGGGTTCGCCCAGTAGTACCAACTCCACCAAATTGGTATTGCCTGCAGCAGTGGCATATATAGCTCATAAGATCAGAGTCTCACTCAAATTGGAACCCAAACGCACACAGCTTAGCCTAGACGAGTAGTTTGCTCACCGGTCTAACGATGAGGAATCCAGcaaagaggttccaaagaggtagTGCAAACGTGATAAAAATGTTTGCGAGCAATGCGGAGGGAGTGCATGCTACCAACATCATGCCGAACAATGTGAAGTAGTTGAAGCTTGCAGTAATGAAAAACAGGAAATAGAAGAATTTATCTGCTTTCCAGTCGTATCCGATCATCGCATATATGATGACTGTGTACAGTATCCCCTGTAAGACGTTGTAGATGACCTCCACACATGTCTGCCAAAACCAAATGTCAAATAAACTCGTAAAGGGATGGATTTATTAGTGATAGCTCACAGATAAGATGCCCATATCCACATTGTTATGCGACCTATGTTATGTCATAATGAGGTAAAAGGGGCTAAAGGAAATTCCATTCCTTTTACTCTGTCAAAGTCACTAAAATTGTTCTTCATTTAGCAAGTATACCCTGCTGTTCATTACTGAACTTTATAGTCCCACTTTTTCCTTTAATCATTGTTGGCCACATTTGAATATTATGTATTAGTATAATAGTATAAAAAACTGATAGGGCTAGTATTATACTGGTTTAGTAATTAGCATTACTGTTTCCATTTGATCTAGCAGCTGCCAAATTCATCCTCTACCCAGAAGCATGGGCTCCTACACTTATTTGAAACAAGTtcaatgcatccaaaatgattataTTTAAAGGTTACCTGAGCAAATGCATAAGATAATGGAGAGTACATCCCTGCTGCTTTTTCACGGTAGAAAACTGCTCGCTCAATCGATACAACAGGCTGAACCGTGATGCAATTTGAAGCCCCAAGAAAGAAGGTAGCAGCGTAAGTGGCTCCAAGTAGATTATATAAATCTTGTTGTGAATCTCTGTGTATCATAAATAGAAAACCTAAATGTATTATTGCCACCATAAATGCCAACATAGAATCATTCAAACAATTTTAGTTTCAAATAAAGCGTCAAAGTAGCTAGGCCCGTACATGGTCTTTCCTTTTTGCCAAAATACTGTACCAAATACAAGGCCAAAGAGAAATGTCATCAGATAGCGCATAGCATTGTAGGGCGGATTCTTCCAATAGGAACGGTATTGCTTCCAAAAGTTTGCGATGCATTGGCCGTAAAAATTCTGTGAATATTTTGTAGGAAATGACAGGTCCTGGTAGTCTGGTGGGGGAATACTCAACTCCTTGATAAGCTCTTGATTTTTCCTGATCATAGTTATGAAGGGAGAATATTTGTCAATAATATAAAACCATATCCCCTGCATTTCACAATTTTTGTCCAATTCTATTCCTAGCACAAACCAAGGAATCATCTAATCTAGGAAGTTAGATGCCATAGGAACCAAGTTTTTTATTCCACAATGGACAAGCAATATGAAACCATGCTCCCTAAGAAAACAAACAATAATATAAACGTGGGAAGTAAAATATGACACCAGAGGCCATTTTCACTCTCTTTCAGTTATTTTTTTCCTTCTGAAAAACAAGGATTGGTAGAACAAATCAGTGATAAAGAATGGCCTTGTTAAAAAATTGAGGGTGGTTACCTATAAAGCACAGAGTTAGCATAAATTTCAGCAAAATTCATGTTCAGTCGAGCCTCAGATAGAGGAGAGCTAACTTCCAGCACCCATGTTGCAGGATTATATCCTTCTGTGATCTTTGGAACACCTGGAATCGCCTGCAGGAAAATGAGATCAACAAAAGTTAAAATGCCCACTTTTGGTACACCCTGCATGACTGCATAAAGTTCATGACTTGTTTGGTCTttgctgaatatatatatatatatatatatatattcagcaaagatatatatatatatatctgtgagCAAGTTATGCATTCCCCTTGAGAAACATCTAAAGACTTCTCGATCCCCAAACTCAAACACGTAAGAAAAGTGATCTGACCTCAAAATATTCAACTAGTTTGTGAGAGTGGCGACCAAGTTCACCAGCATAAATAACCTGACCTCCACGTTTCAAAAGCAGAAGCTGGAAAACAAACCAGTTGTGAGGATATCACATTGGTAAAAACTAAAACATTAAATGGTTTCTAGATGTGCACACACAAAGTtttgagggagggagagagagaggacctCATCAAAAGACTCAAATATGTCGATGCTGGGCTGATGGATGGTGCAGACCACAGTACGCCCAGTGTTAACTGTATTTCTTACTGTACGCATGACAATTGCTGCAGCTCGAGCATCAAGACCAGAAGTTGGCTCATCCATGAAGATGATTGAAGGGTTCGCTACCAGCTCCACAGCAATTGTCAGCCTTTTTCTTTGCTCAGTTGATAATCCACTAACTCCAGGAAGACCCACAAGAGCGTCGCGCAACACATCAAGCTCTACAAGGGCCATCACTTCCTCCACAAACATCTAAGTGATTGAAGTTTAAATAAATCGGTCAGAAACAACTGCTGCTTGGAATTTCAAATATATTTAGAACGAGGTATATTTAATTCAGTGAGAAGCTCGCTGGTCGCTTTAAGTACCTTTTTCGTACCATCATCAATGTCTGAGGAAAGACGCAGCCAGGCAGAGTAGGTGATGGATTCAAATATAGTAACATTTGGAGAATGGATATCAGTTTGTTCACAATAACCACTAACCCGGGCAAAAGTTTCTTGTTTTTTGGGGAAACCAGACAGGGTAATATCTCCTTCAATAGCTCCGCTAGTTTTCCTTCCTGCCAGGACATCCATTAAAGTGGTCTTTCCAGCTCCACTCACACCAACTAATGCTGTCAGAACCCCTGGCCTAAAAGCACCACTGATATCAGAGAGCAGTTGTAAACGGCTTTCTGTGAATCCTTGTTCCTTCATTTCCTGAAAAATAAGATCTGAATATCAGATATTATGATTTTAGATAGAATCTTTTTTCTAATTCATGTCTGCCTTTAAGTTTTTATATATTTACTTACTGCAGGCATGTCGACATAATAGTTTACATGGTTAAAGCAAAGTGAAAGAGGCTGGAAAGGAAAAGTGACTCGTGACTCAGCTAGTGTGTTTGTTGCTCCATTAGTGCCTGCAGAAACAGGATACAAAGATATGCACAAAACATTAATGCTTACAATATCCATGCATGGGAAACAGAAGGCATCAATACTTGTAAGTTCAGGAAAAGTTCAACCAACAGACTAGACAAAAGAATGTTtaagacactagtagagaaacggcttttgatccacttcaaaatttggctttagtcccggtatttttcgcgcccgggactagagagacctttagtcctggtttgtagctccaaccagaactaaaggtctctgcccaacggctactgcggtaggcttttgctgcaggggacctttagtcccggttggaactaccaaccgggactaaaggttaacttttactcccggttggtccctgcaaccgggagtaaaagtctactcccggctggaggctccatcCGAAACTAGAATGGAtcatttagtctcggttggtgtctctaatcgggactaaaggtctcctcttatataccccttcttcctccccgagcccgagccacttcgagctcagtgttcttgcttcatcgccggcctctcttcttcctcatcgccggtaatcacaagatttctttgattcctccatcgattcttcggttctaaaggttaccaactttatactctcatgtttcattagtagcatatctcattttgtggactagatatatgtggtttttatggtggattttttttatttgtaagccatttaagctcaaaatcactttaaagtttgcatatttggatgaaggttaaagtagttattccaaactagtattcagctttcatttctagcttgcatagcacacttcatggtttagagatatagagaattttagagttttttttaattttatttatttataaaatgagaaaattatattatattaaaaatgagtatagagagtagatggcaactgcttctggatcctcggcctctcatcgggttccaaagcgactaaggccggacctccctctcattgcatacgacaagtgtgaggagaagattgtgatggagtaccgggtgtggaaagagtgtcccaacaagggccgtatcttctacaagtgtccggatcgtaatgtgagttatttttgtcgcatttgatgattatggttaatttatacttattttcatgatgattgtgattaaagttctaattttttgttttaattttagtgggatggcactggatgtttaggctagtactgggagaaagagtatgttgaacacgtgcaaaactctcttgcacaggtggctacggcggctgatgaggcagtgatcctacggaagaagcccatagatgttgaacaaacgcatggtctgtctgttttagttgggattggtcacgaaatccttatgctgctgatgtgtattttagctttagtctttttagtggtagttgggattgtctacattatagcgagactttcataaattaataccttgtgtggtggcatgcatgtcgtataattaactaattatgttctaggttttaatatggtatgtatgtcatgtaatgcagatgagccgacattggatgtataatgctgatcgccgctcccaagagttcattaagagcatgcattctttcttacgtgtggccgaggcaaacaaacacgatggtttcatgtgctgcccatgtgccatatgtaagaatttaaaggaatatgctagctcaaggagtctttattcatacttgttgaagtcgggttttatgCTAAACTATATTTGTTAGACGAAGCACGGaaaaaccggggttgtaatggaagaaggtgaagaagaacaatgggacgataataacattattgttgaatatggtgccttcaatgatactgaaatgagggaagctgaagaagaggtaggggcagaagatgagcccgttgatgatcttggtcaggccattcgtgacgcacaaagagaatgcaaaagtaaaaaggagaagataaagttcgagcgcatgctagaggatcataagaaattgctatacccaacttgtgatgcggggcagaaaaaattgggtaccacactggaattgctgcaatggaaggcaaagaatggagtatctgacaagggatttggggagttactgaaaatccaaaagaagatgcttccgaaggataacgaattgcccgccactatgtacgaagcaaaacaggtagtcgccctttgggattagaaatccaaaagatacatgcatgtcctaatggctatatcctctaccgtggtgaggagtacgagaagttagataaatacccggtatgtcatgcatcgcggtataagatcaggcgagatgaccctggtgatgttgagggcgaacgtcccacgaagaaaatccctatcaagattatgtggtatgctcctataataccacgcttgaaacatttgttcagaaacaaagaccatgcaaagttgttgcgatggcacaaagaagaccgtaaggtagacaatatgttgagacaccctgctgatgggtcccagtggagagcaatcgatagagaattcttagagtttgcaaatgacgcaaaaaacttaaggtttgctttaagtacggatggtatgaatcctttcagggagcagagcagtagtcatagcacttagcctgttactctatgtatctacaaccttcctccttggttatgcatgaagcctaagtttattatgatgccagtgctcatctagggcccaaggcaacctggcaacaacatcgatgtgtacctgaggccactagttgaagaacttctacttttgtggaacagactaggtgtatgtgtgtgggatgagcataaacaggagcactttgacctacgagcattgttgttcgtaacaatcaatcattggcctgctctaagtaatcttttaggacaatcaaacaagggatataatacatgcacgcactgttttgatgacattaaaggtatattcttgaaaaaatgtcaaaagatcgtgtaccttggccatcgtcgatttcttcctatgaatcaccccctaaaaaagaaaggcaagcattttaaaggtaaggcagacccctagaccaagccgggcaaccaaaCTAGTGAGGatatactcaatatggtcaaggatgtgaaagtagtatttggaaaggcacatggcagcgaacctgttccgaacgacgtcgacggtcatgcacccatgtggaagaagaagtccatattttgggagctaccctattggcaagtcttagaggtccgtagcgcgatcgacgtgatgcacttgacgaagaatctttgtgtgaacctgctaggcttcatgggtgtgtatgggaagcctatgggcacacttgaagcatgacaggacctatggtgtttgaaagaacgagacaacctgcatctagagaagacagatgatggatgctattacttaagtcctgccagctacactcttagcaaagaagagaaggaaagcatgtttgaatgcctagcaagcatcaaggtaccatctggattctccttgaatataaagggtataataaatgtgtcagagaagaaatttctaaacttaaagtcccatgactgccatatgctcatgacgtaattgcttctagttgcattaagaggaattctacctccaaatgtacgtctagccaccgtgaagctatgtgcattcctcaatgcaatttctcaaaagACAATTGAtctaatggatctagctaaactatagaatgatatggttcaatgtcttgtcagctttgagttggtgttccctccttccttctttaatatcatgacacacctcctagttcacctggtcaaggaggttagcattctcggtcctatgttcctgcacaatatgttccccttgagaggttcatgggagtcctaaagaaatatgctCACAACTATGCtcggctagaaggaagcatcgccaagggctatggaacagaggaggtcattgagttttgtgttgactttattcccgaccttgacccgattggtgttcctaaatcgcaatacgaggggagactaagtggaaaagGGACACTAGAGAAggaaacatatattggtacgtaggacaatcattttaataaagcacactacacagttctgcaaaactcttcc harbors:
- the LOC136516486 gene encoding ABC transporter G family member 48-like, with amino-acid sequence MMYSQNAISINEFLASRWAIPNNDTTIDAPTVGKAILKSKGLFTGEWGFWFSIGALIGFIILFNMLYLWALTYLSSSSGSNTLVSDGEDDVNEMVLKGRSKDARSEDEISQAVYSDPGTNGATNTLAESRVTFPFQPLSLCFNHVNYYVDMPAEMKEQGFTESRLQLLSDISGAFRPGVLTALVGVSGAGKTTLMDVLAGRKTSGAIEGDITLSGFPKKQETFARVSGYCEQTDIHSPNVTIFESITYSAWLRLSSDIDDGTKKMFVEEVMALVELDVLRDALVGLPGVSGLSTEQRKRLTIAVELVANPSIIFMDEPTSGLDARAAAIVMRTVRNTVNTGRTVVCTIHQPSIDIFESFDELLLLKRGGQVIYAGELGRHSHKLVEYFEAIPGVPKITEGYNPATWVLEVSSPLSEARLNMNFAEIYANSVLYRKNQELIKELSIPPPDYQDLSFPTKYSQNFYGQCIANFWKQYRSYWKNPPYNAMRYLMTFLFGLVFGTVFWQKGKTIDSQQDLYNLLGATYAATFFLGASNCITVQPVVSIERAVFYREKAAGMYSPLSYAFAQTCVEVIYNVLQGILYTVIIYAMIGYDWKADKFFYFLFFITASFNYFTLFGMMLVACTPSALLANIFITFALPLWNLFAGFLIVRPAIPIWWSWYYWANPVSWTIYGVVASQFGENEGELSVPGGGGKPVVVKQFLKDNLGIQHDFLGYVVLVHFAYIIAFFFVFGYSIKFFNFQKR